The Microbacterium limosum genome contains a region encoding:
- the ilvC gene encoding ketol-acid reductoisomerase: MAEIFYDADADLSLIQGKKVAIVGYGSQGHAHAQNLRDSGVEVVIALKDGSKSTAKAEEDGFEVKSVADAAAWADLIMILAPDQHQRSIYNDHIKDNLAAGKTLAFAHGFNIRFGYIEAPEGVDVILVAPKAPGHTVRREFVAGRGIPDIIAVEQDASGQAWDIAKSYAKAIGGTRAGVIKTTFTEETETDLFGEQAVLCGGVSQLVQYGFETLTEAGYQPEIAYFEVLHELKLIVDLMWEGGIAKQRWSVSDTAEYGDYVSGPRVIDPHVKENMAGVLADIRSGAFAERFIGDQDNGAVEFRELREKAASHPIEAVGKDLRALFAWKQQDSDYVEGSAAR; the protein is encoded by the coding sequence ATGGCAGAGATCTTCTACGACGCCGACGCCGACCTCTCGCTCATCCAGGGCAAGAAGGTCGCGATCGTCGGCTACGGCTCGCAGGGCCACGCTCACGCGCAGAACCTGCGCGACTCGGGCGTCGAGGTCGTCATCGCCCTCAAGGACGGCTCGAAGTCCACGGCCAAGGCCGAGGAGGACGGGTTCGAGGTCAAGAGCGTCGCGGATGCCGCGGCGTGGGCCGACCTCATCATGATCCTGGCGCCCGACCAGCACCAGCGCTCGATCTACAACGACCACATCAAGGACAATCTCGCCGCGGGCAAGACCCTCGCGTTCGCGCACGGGTTCAACATCCGCTTCGGGTACATCGAGGCACCCGAGGGCGTCGACGTCATCCTGGTCGCGCCCAAGGCGCCCGGACACACCGTGCGTCGCGAGTTCGTCGCGGGCCGCGGCATCCCCGACATCATCGCCGTCGAGCAGGACGCGTCGGGCCAGGCCTGGGACATCGCCAAGTCCTACGCGAAGGCGATCGGCGGCACCCGTGCCGGCGTCATCAAGACCACCTTCACCGAGGAGACCGAGACCGACCTCTTCGGCGAGCAGGCGGTGCTCTGCGGTGGCGTGTCGCAGCTGGTCCAGTACGGCTTCGAGACGCTGACCGAGGCCGGCTACCAGCCCGAGATCGCGTACTTCGAGGTGCTCCACGAGCTCAAGCTCATCGTCGACCTGATGTGGGAGGGCGGCATCGCGAAGCAGCGCTGGTCGGTCTCCGACACGGCGGAGTACGGCGACTACGTGTCGGGCCCCCGCGTCATCGACCCGCACGTGAAGGAGAACATGGCCGGCGTGCTCGCCGACATCCGCTCCGGCGCCTTCGCGGAGCGCTTCATCGGCGACCAGGACAACGGTGCCGTGGAGTTCCGGGAGCTGCGCGAGAAGGCCGCGTCGCACCCCATCGAGGCGGTCGGCAAGGACCTTCGGGCGCTGTTCGCGTGGAAGCAACAGGACTCCGACTACGTCGAGGGATCCGCCGCGCGCTGA
- a CDS encoding bacitracin resistance protein, with protein sequence MSAVGSDDRRRTPVWILVAIGGVLGLFYAYAIWQAVGNTVAAAQIGLNGLGWLIWIFAILMPAIVFACAFALSWRRGPGTYALVLLTGLALVGVFWLNVVAYTSLNTSAVIG encoded by the coding sequence ATGAGCGCAGTGGGATCGGACGACCGGCGCCGCACCCCGGTGTGGATCCTCGTCGCTATCGGGGGAGTGCTCGGCCTCTTCTACGCCTACGCGATCTGGCAGGCGGTCGGCAACACCGTGGCGGCGGCTCAGATCGGGTTGAACGGCCTCGGCTGGCTGATCTGGATCTTCGCGATCCTGATGCCGGCCATCGTGTTCGCGTGTGCTTTCGCGCTCTCGTGGCGCCGCGGCCCCGGCACCTACGCGCTCGTCCTGCTCACGGGGCTGGCGCTGGTGGGCGTGTTCTGGCTCAACGTCGTCGCCTACACGAGTCTGAACACCTCGGCCGTGATCGGATGA
- a CDS encoding fumarylacetoacetate hydrolase family protein, with amino-acid sequence MKIVRFSHEESIRYGVVDETDIVVLAGDPLFAGFDTTGQRVPLGEVQLLAPVIPRSKVVGVGRNYRDHAAELGNEAPAEPLLFFKPNTSVIGPGDAIVRPGISERVDFEGELVAVIGRVARNVSVEDAAGYVFGYTIGNDVTARDLQKSDGQWARAKGFDSFCPIGPAIETDLDLAQARIVTRVNGEVKQDGPVSDMIHSVAEVIAYASAAFTLLPGDLIMTGTPAGVGPIVAGDVVEIEIPGLGLLRNPVRDA; translated from the coding sequence GTGAAGATCGTGCGGTTCAGCCATGAAGAGTCCATCCGCTACGGCGTGGTCGACGAGACCGACATCGTCGTGCTCGCGGGCGACCCCCTCTTCGCGGGTTTCGACACGACGGGCCAGCGCGTCCCCTTGGGTGAGGTGCAGCTGCTGGCTCCCGTGATCCCGCGCTCGAAGGTGGTCGGCGTCGGTCGCAACTACCGCGATCACGCGGCGGAGCTCGGCAACGAGGCCCCCGCGGAGCCCCTGCTCTTCTTCAAGCCCAACACCTCGGTGATCGGTCCCGGCGATGCGATCGTGCGCCCGGGCATCAGTGAGCGCGTGGATTTCGAGGGCGAGCTCGTCGCGGTGATCGGCCGCGTCGCGCGCAACGTCTCGGTCGAGGATGCCGCGGGCTACGTCTTCGGATACACGATCGGCAACGACGTGACCGCGCGCGATCTGCAGAAGTCCGACGGACAGTGGGCACGCGCCAAGGGGTTCGACTCTTTCTGCCCGATCGGTCCCGCGATCGAGACCGACCTCGACCTCGCGCAGGCGCGGATCGTCACCCGCGTGAACGGCGAGGTCAAGCAGGACGGTCCCGTCTCGGACATGATCCACTCGGTCGCCGAGGTGATCGCGTACGCCTCGGCGGCGTTCACGCTCCTCCCGGGCGACCTGATCATGACGGGCACGCCGGCGGGCGTCGGCCCGATCGTGGCGGGCGACGTCGTCGAGATCGAGATCCCCGGGCTCGGTCTCCTGCGCAATCCCGTACGGGATGCCTGA
- the serA gene encoding phosphoglycerate dehydrogenase, which yields MTKPVVLIAEELSPATIDALGPDFDVRYVDGTDRAALLAALGEAHAVLVRSATKVDAEALAAAPALKVVARAGVGLDNVDIKAATAAGVMVVNAPTSNVISAAELTVGHILSLARRIPAAHGSLSAGEWKRSSFTGTELYEKTVGIFGLGRIGALVAERLRAFGVRVVGYDPYVTPARAQHLQVELLSFDDVLRESDFVTVHMPKTPETTGMIGAPQMAAMKSSAFVVNVARGGLVDEEALYTALTTGQIAGAGLDVFSTEPPAEDSPARRLLSLPNVVVTPHLGASTEEAQEKAGVSVAKSVKLALEGDLVPDAVNVAGGVIDPFVRPGIALVEQLGQFFAALAPSALTSLDIEVRGELAAYDVSVYRLAALKGIFTNIVSENVSYVNAPLFAEQRGIETRMIVESESPLYRNITVLRGSLADGSVLTVAGTLAGTRMVPKVVSIDGYEIEVPIARHHVVMRYADRPGIVAIYGKKLGDAQINIESLQVAHPDASGRALSVLTVDSQVPEQILDELREAVGADLFRQIEITEA from the coding sequence GTGACGAAGCCTGTCGTGCTGATCGCCGAAGAACTCTCGCCCGCGACGATCGATGCGCTCGGTCCCGATTTCGACGTCCGATACGTCGACGGAACCGACCGCGCCGCGCTGCTCGCGGCGCTCGGGGAGGCGCATGCGGTACTGGTGCGCTCCGCGACGAAGGTCGATGCGGAGGCCCTTGCGGCGGCCCCGGCCCTTAAGGTCGTCGCGCGTGCCGGGGTCGGTCTCGACAACGTCGACATCAAGGCCGCAACGGCCGCGGGCGTCATGGTCGTGAACGCGCCCACCTCGAACGTGATCTCGGCGGCCGAGCTGACCGTCGGTCACATCCTGAGCCTCGCCCGTCGGATCCCCGCGGCGCACGGTTCGCTCTCCGCCGGAGAGTGGAAGCGCAGCTCGTTCACGGGCACCGAGCTCTACGAGAAGACGGTGGGAATCTTCGGACTCGGCCGCATCGGCGCGCTCGTCGCCGAGCGCCTGCGGGCCTTCGGCGTGCGGGTCGTCGGTTACGACCCCTACGTCACCCCGGCGCGGGCGCAGCACCTGCAGGTCGAGCTGCTCTCGTTCGACGACGTCCTGCGCGAGAGCGACTTCGTCACGGTGCACATGCCGAAGACACCCGAGACCACGGGGATGATCGGCGCGCCGCAGATGGCCGCCATGAAGAGCTCCGCCTTCGTCGTCAACGTCGCTCGCGGCGGCCTGGTCGACGAAGAGGCGCTGTACACCGCTCTCACGACCGGCCAGATCGCCGGTGCGGGTCTCGACGTCTTCTCCACCGAGCCGCCGGCAGAGGACTCGCCGGCCCGCCGTCTGCTCTCGCTTCCCAACGTGGTCGTGACGCCGCACCTCGGCGCCAGCACGGAGGAGGCCCAGGAGAAGGCGGGCGTCTCGGTCGCCAAGTCGGTCAAGCTCGCGCTCGAGGGCGACCTCGTCCCGGATGCCGTGAACGTCGCCGGCGGCGTGATCGACCCGTTCGTGCGCCCCGGGATCGCGCTCGTCGAGCAGCTCGGCCAGTTCTTCGCGGCGCTCGCGCCGAGCGCTCTCACGAGCCTCGACATCGAGGTGCGCGGCGAGCTCGCGGCCTACGACGTCAGCGTGTACCGGCTCGCGGCGCTCAAGGGGATCTTCACGAACATCGTCAGCGAGAACGTCTCGTACGTGAACGCTCCGCTCTTCGCCGAACAGCGCGGCATCGAGACCCGCATGATCGTCGAGTCCGAGAGCCCGCTCTACCGCAACATCACGGTGCTGCGCGGCTCGCTGGCCGACGGGAGCGTCCTGACGGTGGCGGGCACGCTCGCCGGCACGCGCATGGTTCCCAAGGTCGTCTCGATCGACGGCTACGAGATCGAGGTGCCGATCGCGCGCCACCACGTGGTGATGCGGTACGCCGACCGCCCGGGGATCGTCGCGATCTACGGCAAGAAGCTCGGCGATGCGCAGATCAACATCGAGAGCCTGCAGGTGGCCCACCCCGACGCCAGTGGGCGCGCCCTCTCCGTGCTCACGGTCGACAGCCAGGTGCCCGAGCAGATCCTCGACGAGCTGCGCGAGGCCGTGGGCGCCGATCTGTTCCGCCAGATCGAGATCACCGAGGCCTGA
- a CDS encoding branched-chain amino acid aminotransferase, which yields MTLIDSDPDTGLTPLQFAVTKNLAAKSPAQREEILANPGFGSSFTDHMVDICWSVRGGWHRPRIQPYGPISLDPAASVLHYGQEIFEGIKAYRHADGSIHTFRPDQNARRLQRSARRLALPELPAEYFIESLRALISVDGDWVPSGADQSLYLRPFMFAKEAFLGVRPAHKVAYYVIASPAGAYFKGGVQPVSIWLSEDYARAGKGGTGAAKTGGNYAASLLPQSEAYENECDQVVFLDADRNVEELGGMNVVFVHKDGTLVTPESPSILEGITRDSILQLARDRGHKVEGRAVSLAEWREGVASGDIVEVFACGTAAVVTPIGMLKGRDFFDEQPTGELALSLREELTDIQYGRREDKHGWLMRLDA from the coding sequence ATGACCCTCATCGACTCCGACCCCGACACCGGACTCACGCCGCTGCAGTTCGCCGTCACGAAGAACCTCGCCGCGAAGTCCCCGGCCCAGCGCGAGGAGATCCTCGCCAACCCCGGCTTCGGCTCGAGCTTCACCGATCACATGGTCGACATCTGCTGGTCGGTGCGCGGTGGCTGGCATCGCCCCCGGATCCAGCCCTACGGCCCGATCAGCCTCGACCCGGCGGCCTCGGTGCTCCACTACGGCCAGGAAATCTTCGAGGGCATCAAGGCGTACCGTCACGCCGACGGGTCGATCCACACCTTCCGCCCCGACCAGAACGCGCGCCGCCTCCAGCGCTCGGCGCGCCGGCTCGCGCTGCCGGAGTTGCCCGCGGAGTACTTCATCGAGTCGCTGCGCGCGCTGATCTCCGTCGACGGCGACTGGGTGCCCTCGGGCGCGGATCAGAGCCTCTACCTGCGGCCGTTCATGTTCGCGAAGGAGGCGTTCCTCGGTGTGCGTCCCGCGCACAAGGTCGCCTACTACGTCATCGCCTCTCCCGCCGGCGCCTATTTCAAGGGCGGAGTGCAGCCGGTGTCGATCTGGCTGAGCGAGGACTACGCGCGGGCGGGCAAGGGCGGCACGGGTGCGGCGAAGACCGGCGGCAACTACGCTGCGAGCCTGCTGCCGCAGTCCGAGGCGTACGAGAACGAGTGCGACCAGGTCGTCTTCCTCGACGCCGACCGCAACGTCGAGGAGCTCGGCGGGATGAACGTCGTGTTCGTCCACAAGGACGGCACGCTGGTGACGCCCGAGTCGCCGTCGATCCTCGAGGGGATCACGCGCGACTCCATCCTCCAGCTCGCCCGCGATCGCGGGCACAAGGTCGAGGGCCGCGCGGTCTCGCTCGCCGAGTGGCGCGAGGGGGTGGCATCCGGCGACATCGTCGAGGTGTTCGCCTGCGGCACCGCCGCCGTCGTGACCCCGATCGGGATGCTGAAGGGCCGCGACTTCTTCGACGAGCAGCCCACGGGGGAGCTGGCGCTCTCGCTGCGCGAGGAGCTCACCGACATCCAGTACGGCCGGCGCGAGGACAAGCACGGCTGGCTGATGCGCCTGGACGCCTGA
- a CDS encoding MFS transporter — translation MPEGPATTAASVVAAARVRILWVLSLGQVLGGVAFGATIALGAVLAADISGDDALSGLAAAAVTLGAAALAIPLAALARRRGRRISLTSGMGIALVGVALVIAAASTRMFPLLLVAFALIGAGQAANLQSRFAATDLATDRTRGRDLSIVVWATTVGAVLGPNLVGPGEGIGAVFGMPPLTGPYVFTIVAQLLAIGLYLVALRPDPLMLADRLRADTPADSAAGAVMHPDRPSVARFAIFAIAASHGVMVAVMAMTPVHLQHHGAALTVIGLTISLHIAGMYALSPIFGVLADRLGRVHTVAIGQALLLASLLTAWLWAEAQAAVTVSLVLLGLGWSAATVAGSALLTEATAEQLRTRRQGRSDLTMNLVGAGGAISAGVVLGWIGYSGLALVSILAVAAVVVGLLVVWRPASRG, via the coding sequence ATGCCTGAGGGTCCGGCGACGACCGCCGCATCGGTCGTCGCCGCCGCACGGGTGCGAATCCTGTGGGTGCTCTCGCTCGGGCAGGTGCTGGGCGGTGTCGCGTTCGGCGCCACGATCGCGCTCGGCGCCGTGCTCGCGGCGGATATCTCCGGCGACGACGCGCTGTCGGGTCTCGCCGCGGCCGCCGTCACCCTCGGGGCGGCGGCGCTTGCCATCCCGCTCGCGGCGCTCGCACGACGGCGCGGCCGACGGATCTCCCTCACCTCGGGCATGGGGATCGCCCTCGTCGGCGTCGCCCTCGTGATCGCCGCGGCATCCACCCGCATGTTCCCGCTTCTCCTCGTCGCCTTCGCGCTCATCGGGGCCGGTCAGGCCGCCAATCTGCAGTCACGATTCGCCGCAACCGACCTCGCCACCGACCGCACCCGCGGGCGCGACCTGTCGATCGTCGTATGGGCGACCACGGTTGGCGCCGTGCTGGGCCCCAACCTCGTCGGTCCGGGGGAGGGCATCGGGGCGGTGTTCGGGATGCCGCCGCTGACGGGGCCTTACGTCTTCACGATCGTCGCCCAGCTGCTCGCCATCGGGCTGTATCTCGTCGCCCTGCGGCCCGACCCGCTGATGCTCGCGGATCGCCTGCGTGCGGACACCCCCGCCGACTCGGCCGCGGGAGCGGTCATGCATCCCGATCGGCCGAGCGTGGCGCGATTCGCCATCTTCGCCATCGCGGCAAGCCACGGCGTGATGGTCGCGGTGATGGCGATGACGCCGGTGCACCTGCAGCACCACGGCGCGGCGCTGACGGTGATCGGATTGACGATCAGCCTCCACATCGCGGGCATGTACGCGCTGAGTCCCATCTTCGGCGTCCTCGCCGACCGCCTGGGCCGGGTCCACACGGTCGCGATCGGGCAGGCGCTGCTGCTGGCGTCCCTCCTGACGGCGTGGCTCTGGGCCGAGGCGCAGGCGGCCGTTACCGTCTCGCTCGTCCTGCTGGGGCTCGGCTGGAGCGCGGCGACCGTGGCGGGGTCCGCCCTGCTGACGGAGGCGACGGCGGAGCAGCTGCGCACGCGTCGCCAGGGTCGCAGTGACCTGACGATGAACCTCGTGGGGGCCGGCGGAGCGATCTCGGCGGGAGTCGTGCTGGGCTGGATTGGCTACAGCGGGCTCGCCCTCGTCTCGATCCTCGCCGTCGCGGCGGTCGTCGTCGGTCTCTTGGTCGTCTGGCGGCCTGCGTCGCGGGGCTGA
- a CDS encoding TetR/AcrR family transcriptional regulator, with amino-acid sequence MSRPPRARESVLDAFETLVIDEGERAATLDATARAAGVSKGGLLYHFSSKDALVEGLLERLRVLSADDIEQIKGSPEGPVAAFMRTSIMTDSPLDRVIVAVSRLAQNGHPTAGAAIRELRVLWEDALRPHARDETALQLIMLVSDGLYFNNALTVGSVSGPVPEGAELDALIALVESSAGR; translated from the coding sequence ATGAGCCGACCGCCGCGCGCCCGCGAGAGCGTGCTCGACGCCTTCGAGACCCTCGTCATCGACGAGGGCGAGCGCGCCGCCACGCTGGATGCCACGGCGCGCGCAGCCGGCGTCTCGAAGGGCGGACTGCTCTACCACTTCTCGTCGAAGGACGCCCTCGTCGAGGGGCTGCTCGAGCGGCTGCGGGTGCTGTCCGCCGACGACATCGAGCAGATCAAGGGCTCCCCCGAAGGCCCCGTCGCGGCCTTCATGCGCACGTCGATCATGACCGACTCCCCGCTCGACCGTGTGATCGTCGCCGTCTCCCGCCTCGCGCAGAACGGTCATCCCACGGCGGGCGCCGCGATCCGCGAGCTGCGCGTGCTGTGGGAGGACGCGCTGCGCCCTCACGCCCGCGACGAGACCGCGCTGCAGCTGATCATGCTCGTCAGCGACGGTCTCTACTTCAACAACGCCCTCACCGTCGGATCCGTGTCCGGCCCGGTGCCCGAGGGCGCCGAGCTCGACGCGCTCATCGCGCTCGTGGAGTCCTCCGCCGGGCGCTGA
- the ilvN gene encoding acetolactate synthase small subunit, protein MSTHVLSLLVEDKPGLLTRVAGLFARRGFNIESLAVGVTEVPGLSRITVVVDVDQLPLEQVTKQLNKLVNVIKIVELDPASSVLRDHMLVKVRADNATRSNVIEVVNLFRASIVDYAADALVIEVTGDRGKVEAFLRAVEPFGVKELAQSGQLAIGRGGKSITERVLRG, encoded by the coding sequence GTGAGCACGCACGTCCTGAGCCTCCTCGTGGAGGACAAGCCCGGTCTGCTGACGCGCGTGGCGGGGCTGTTCGCCCGCCGCGGCTTCAACATCGAATCGCTGGCCGTCGGGGTGACCGAGGTGCCCGGCCTGTCGCGCATCACGGTCGTCGTCGACGTCGATCAGCTGCCGCTCGAGCAGGTGACGAAGCAGCTCAACAAGCTTGTCAACGTCATCAAGATCGTCGAGCTGGACCCCGCCTCGTCGGTGCTGCGCGATCACATGCTGGTGAAGGTGCGCGCCGACAACGCGACGCGCTCCAACGTCATCGAGGTCGTCAATCTGTTCCGCGCGTCGATCGTGGACTACGCGGCGGATGCCCTCGTGATCGAGGTCACGGGCGACCGCGGCAAGGTCGAGGCCTTCCTGCGTGCCGTCGAGCCTTTCGGGGTGAAGGAGCTGGCGCAGTCCGGCCAGCTCGCGATCGGCCGCGGCGGCAAGAGCATCACCGAGCGCGTCCTTCGCGGCTGA
- a CDS encoding MFS transporter: protein MALHTIDTSLASGASERVGWRGWVSLAVLMLPVLLVSVDNTVLSFALPQIALDLAPTSAQQLWIIDAYPLVLAGLLVTMGTLGDRFGRRRLLLIGATGFGILSVLAAFAPTAELLIAARAGLGVFGAMLMPSTLSLLRSIFRDREQRRLAIAVWAAGFSAGMALGPIVGGFLLEHFAWGSVFLLAVPVLIPLLVAAPLLIPESRDPRPGRIDPISILLSLATMVPVVYAIKSLAVEGFTGPAPWLLALGAVAGALFVRRQLRAADPMLDMALFRRGTFSGAVLVNLLSVIGLVGFLYFVAQHLQLVLELSPMEAGIALLPGLAVMIAAGLGVVPLARRFPARILVPAALSLSVLGYLIVALTTDAQSLSMLIVAFMTLGAGIGMAETVSNELILSSAPAAKAGAASAVSETAYELGAVLGTTIMGGILTAYYRAALDLPVGIPAVAADAARETLAGAVNAADSLEPAMGAQLRDAAAHAFDGGVVITSLIGAGLIVLAAIVAAASLGGSRRIVPQE, encoded by the coding sequence ATGGCTCTTCACACGATCGACACCTCCCTCGCGTCCGGCGCCTCCGAGCGCGTCGGCTGGCGCGGCTGGGTATCGCTGGCCGTGCTCATGCTCCCCGTGCTGCTCGTCTCGGTCGACAACACGGTGCTGAGCTTCGCCCTGCCGCAGATCGCGCTGGATCTCGCGCCCACGAGCGCGCAGCAGCTGTGGATCATCGACGCCTATCCGCTCGTGCTCGCGGGCCTGCTCGTGACGATGGGGACGCTGGGCGACCGCTTCGGCCGCCGCCGCCTGCTCCTCATCGGTGCGACGGGGTTCGGCATCCTCTCGGTGCTGGCCGCCTTCGCGCCGACGGCGGAGCTGCTGATCGCCGCCCGCGCGGGTCTCGGCGTCTTCGGGGCGATGCTCATGCCCTCGACGCTGTCGCTGCTGCGCAGCATCTTCCGCGACCGGGAGCAGCGCCGACTCGCGATCGCGGTGTGGGCCGCGGGGTTCAGCGCCGGCATGGCCCTGGGGCCGATCGTGGGCGGGTTCCTCCTCGAGCACTTCGCGTGGGGCTCGGTGTTCCTGCTGGCGGTGCCCGTGCTCATCCCGCTCCTCGTCGCCGCTCCGCTGCTCATCCCCGAGAGCCGCGACCCCCGCCCCGGGCGTATCGACCCGATCAGCATCCTGCTGTCGCTGGCGACCATGGTGCCCGTCGTGTACGCGATCAAGTCCCTCGCGGTCGAGGGTTTCACGGGACCGGCCCCCTGGCTGCTCGCCCTGGGCGCCGTCGCCGGGGCGCTCTTCGTGCGCCGGCAGCTGCGCGCGGCCGACCCCATGCTCGACATGGCGCTCTTCCGCCGCGGCACCTTCAGCGGTGCGGTCCTGGTGAACCTCCTGAGCGTCATCGGGTTGGTGGGCTTCCTCTACTTCGTCGCGCAGCACCTGCAGCTCGTCCTCGAGCTCAGCCCCATGGAGGCGGGTATCGCGCTGCTGCCGGGCCTCGCCGTCATGATCGCCGCCGGTCTCGGCGTCGTGCCGCTCGCCCGTCGATTCCCGGCCCGCATCCTCGTGCCGGCCGCGCTCTCGCTGTCGGTGCTCGGCTACCTGATCGTCGCTCTGACGACGGACGCGCAGAGCCTGTCGATGCTGATCGTCGCGTTCATGACGCTCGGGGCGGGCATCGGCATGGCCGAGACGGTGTCGAACGAGCTGATCCTCTCGAGCGCGCCCGCCGCGAAGGCGGGAGCGGCGAGCGCCGTCTCCGAGACGGCGTACGAGCTGGGCGCGGTGCTCGGCACGACCATCATGGGCGGCATCCTGACGGCGTACTACCGCGCCGCGCTGGATCTGCCCGTCGGCATCCCCGCCGTCGCCGCCGATGCGGCACGCGAGACGCTCGCGGGAGCGGTGAACGCGGCGGATTCGCTCGAGCCCGCGATGGGCGCCCAGCTCCGGGACGCCGCGGCCCACGCCTTCGACGGGGGAGTCGTGATCACGTCGCTCATCGGCGCGGGCCTGATCGTGCTCGCGGCCATCGTCGCGGCCGCTAGCCTGGGAGGGTCCCGCCGGATCGTCCCCCAGGAGTAA
- a CDS encoding 3-isopropylmalate dehydrogenase: MSRVVSLAVIPGDGIGPEVVTEAEKVLDAAVAGTEVTVEKTRFSLGAGRFLETGDTLTDEDLAAIKGHDAILLGAVGGVPGDPRLKGANIERGLLLKLRFELDHYVNLRPSVLYPSVPGPLADAGAVDFVVVREGTEGPYVGNGGALRRGTPHEVATEVSVNTAFGVERVVRHAFDLAEKRSKKLTWVHKTNVLVHAGSIWQRVVAAVAAEHPDVAVDYLHVDAATIFLVTNPSRFDVIVTDNLFGDILTDLAGAITGGIGLAASGNINPDGAFPSMFEPVHGSAPDIAGQQKADPTAAILSVALLLDHLGLAEEASRVTRAVEADIAARTGAARTTSEIGDAIAARLQA, translated from the coding sequence ATGTCGCGCGTCGTCTCACTCGCCGTCATCCCCGGTGACGGCATCGGTCCCGAAGTCGTCACGGAAGCCGAGAAGGTGCTGGATGCCGCGGTGGCCGGCACGGAGGTCACGGTCGAGAAGACGCGGTTCTCGCTCGGCGCCGGTCGTTTCCTCGAGACGGGCGACACGCTCACCGACGAGGACCTGGCGGCCATCAAGGGCCACGACGCGATCCTGCTGGGTGCCGTCGGAGGGGTCCCGGGCGATCCTCGGTTGAAGGGCGCCAACATCGAGCGCGGTCTGCTGCTCAAGCTGCGGTTCGAGCTCGACCACTACGTCAACCTGCGTCCGTCGGTTCTGTATCCCTCGGTGCCGGGGCCGCTCGCCGACGCGGGCGCGGTCGACTTCGTCGTCGTCCGCGAGGGCACCGAGGGTCCGTACGTCGGCAACGGCGGTGCGCTGCGCCGCGGAACCCCCCACGAGGTGGCGACCGAGGTCTCGGTCAACACCGCCTTCGGCGTCGAGCGGGTCGTGCGTCACGCGTTCGACCTCGCCGAGAAACGCTCGAAGAAGCTGACGTGGGTGCACAAGACGAACGTGCTCGTTCACGCGGGATCGATCTGGCAGCGCGTCGTGGCGGCCGTTGCCGCGGAACACCCGGATGTCGCCGTAGACTACCTCCACGTCGATGCGGCCACGATCTTCCTGGTCACGAACCCGTCCCGCTTCGACGTCATCGTCACCGACAACCTCTTCGGCGACATCCTGACCGATCTGGCCGGTGCGATCACCGGGGGGATCGGTCTCGCGGCATCCGGGAACATCAACCCCGACGGCGCGTTCCCCTCGATGTTCGAGCCGGTGCACGGATCGGCGCCCGACATCGCCGGGCAGCAGAAGGCCGACCCGACGGCGGCGATCCTCTCCGTGGCCCTGCTGCTCGATCACCTCGGCCTCGCCGAGGAGGCCTCCCGCGTCACCCGCGCCGTCGAGGCCGACATCGCGGCGCGCACCGGCGCCGCACGCACCACGAGCGAGATCGGCGACGCGATCGCCGCCCGGCTGCAGGCGTAA
- a CDS encoding DNA polymerase III subunit gamma/tau, protein MITGREDDALSWDGDDDPTLVTSPREDAVRSASPAAPEDELPAGWRAVGTGSDGAASADGAGDRGPAEESPVDAAAPAEAEEPAGLGNASLVALGVLGGVYLLFAVGWLVGGLRLQGQYRVLVTDAMYQGALWLAAAAPLIWFGTVLFATRGGRAWARWAWLTAGAVLLVPWPFIMIGAVGA, encoded by the coding sequence GTGATCACCGGACGCGAGGACGACGCACTCTCCTGGGACGGCGACGACGACCCCACGCTCGTCACCTCGCCCCGGGAGGACGCCGTCCGGTCCGCCTCGCCGGCCGCCCCCGAGGACGAGCTGCCCGCCGGCTGGCGTGCAGTGGGCACGGGGAGCGACGGTGCCGCGAGCGCCGACGGCGCCGGGGACCGGGGGCCCGCCGAGGAGAGCCCGGTGGATGCCGCGGCGCCCGCCGAGGCGGAGGAGCCGGCAGGGCTCGGTAATGCGTCCCTCGTCGCGCTCGGCGTGCTGGGCGGGGTGTACCTGCTCTTCGCCGTGGGCTGGCTCGTCGGCGGCCTGCGGCTCCAGGGGCAGTACCGGGTGCTCGTTACCGACGCGATGTACCAGGGCGCGCTGTGGCTCGCCGCGGCGGCGCCCCTCATCTGGTTCGGCACCGTCCTGTTCGCCACGCGCGGCGGTCGAGCATGGGCGCGCTGGGCGTGGCTGACCGCGGGAGCGGTCCTCCTCGTGCCGTGGCCCTTCATCATGATCGGAGCGGTGGGCGCATGA